A genome region from Streptomyces xanthophaeus includes the following:
- the kstD gene encoding 3-oxosteroid 1-dehydrogenase: MSASASRTNPAPLPSRRAVLAGTGAGVLAATVLPSATARAEGAQDGPPLGEYDVVVVGSGAAGMTAALTAAKRGLSVLVVEKAPTFGGSAARSGAGIWLPNNSVILGAGVPDTPQKAATYLAAVVGPEVPADRQAAFLANGPRMLDFVMANSPLRFRFMEGYSDYYPDLPGGLPNGRSIEPDQIDGNVLGAELARLNPAYMPVPAGMVVFSQDYKWLNLAAVSAKGLAVSTECLARGTKAALRGEKPLTMGQALAAGLRAGLQRAGVPVWLNSPLVDLVLEGGAVTGVVVEQGGVRGTVRARRGVVIGSGGFEHNAAMRAQYQQQPIGTQWSVGAKENTGDGIRAGQRAGASLALMEDAWWGPSIPLPGEPYFCLAERTLPGGLIVNANGARFVNEAAPYSDVVHVMYEKDRGAAGSHIPAWLIVDQNYRNRYLFKDILPTLPFPDSWYQAGAAKKAWTWDALAGQIGVPAAALRATLGRFNAQAWSGDDADFHRGDTAYDHYYTDPNVHPNSCLAPVWVPPFYAFKIVPGDLGTKGGIVTDARARALRPDGSVIPGLYAAGNASAAVMGHSYAGAGSTIGPAMTFGYVAANAIADA, encoded by the coding sequence ATGTCCGCAAGCGCTTCACGCACCAACCCCGCCCCCCTCCCGTCCAGACGTGCGGTCCTCGCCGGTACGGGGGCCGGGGTGCTCGCCGCCACCGTGCTGCCCTCCGCCACCGCCCGGGCCGAAGGCGCCCAGGACGGACCCCCGCTCGGCGAGTACGACGTCGTCGTGGTCGGGTCCGGGGCCGCCGGGATGACCGCCGCGCTCACCGCCGCCAAGCGGGGGCTGAGTGTGCTGGTGGTGGAGAAGGCCCCGACCTTCGGCGGATCGGCCGCCCGGTCCGGAGCGGGTATCTGGCTGCCCAACAATTCGGTGATCCTGGGTGCGGGGGTGCCGGACACCCCGCAGAAGGCCGCGACGTACCTCGCGGCCGTGGTCGGGCCCGAGGTGCCGGCCGACCGGCAGGCCGCGTTCCTCGCCAACGGGCCGCGGATGCTGGACTTCGTGATGGCCAACAGCCCGCTGAGGTTCCGCTTCATGGAGGGCTACAGCGACTACTACCCCGACCTGCCGGGCGGACTGCCGAACGGCCGCTCCATCGAGCCGGACCAGATCGACGGGAACGTCCTGGGCGCCGAACTGGCCCGCCTGAACCCGGCGTACATGCCGGTCCCGGCCGGGATGGTGGTCTTCAGCCAGGACTACAAGTGGCTGAACCTGGCAGCGGTGAGCGCCAAGGGGCTCGCCGTGTCCACCGAGTGCCTGGCGCGCGGCACGAAGGCGGCGCTGCGCGGCGAGAAGCCGCTGACGATGGGCCAGGCCCTGGCGGCCGGGCTGCGCGCCGGGCTCCAGCGGGCCGGGGTTCCGGTGTGGCTGAACAGTCCGCTGGTGGACCTGGTCCTGGAGGGCGGCGCGGTCACCGGCGTGGTGGTGGAGCAGGGCGGCGTACGGGGCACCGTGCGGGCCCGGCGCGGGGTGGTCATCGGTTCCGGCGGGTTCGAGCACAACGCGGCGATGCGGGCGCAGTACCAGCAGCAGCCGATCGGCACCCAGTGGTCGGTGGGCGCGAAGGAGAACACCGGCGACGGGATCCGGGCGGGGCAGCGGGCCGGTGCCTCGCTGGCGCTGATGGAGGACGCGTGGTGGGGTCCGTCGATCCCGCTGCCCGGGGAGCCGTACTTCTGTCTCGCCGAACGGACCCTGCCGGGCGGGCTGATCGTGAACGCGAACGGCGCGCGGTTCGTCAACGAGGCGGCGCCGTACAGCGATGTGGTGCACGTGATGTACGAGAAGGACCGGGGCGCGGCCGGCTCGCACATCCCGGCGTGGCTGATCGTGGATCAGAACTACCGCAACAGGTACCTGTTCAAGGACATCCTGCCGACGCTGCCCTTCCCGGACTCGTGGTACCAGGCGGGCGCGGCGAAGAAGGCGTGGACCTGGGACGCGCTGGCCGGTCAGATCGGGGTCCCGGCGGCGGCGCTGCGGGCGACGCTGGGCCGGTTCAACGCGCAGGCGTGGAGCGGCGACGACGCCGACTTCCACCGGGGCGACACGGCCTACGACCACTACTACACGGACCCGAACGTGCACCCGAACTCGTGTCTGGCACCCGTCTGGGTCCCGCCGTTCTACGCGTTCAAGATCGTGCCGGGAGATCTCGGGACGAAGGGCGGCATCGTGACGGACGCCCGGGCGCGGGCCCTGCGCCCGGACGGTTCGGTGATCCCGGGCCTGTACGCGGCCGGCAACGCGAGCGCGGCGGTGATGGGCCACAGCTATGCGGGGGCCGGATCGACGATCGGCCCCGCGATGACCTTCGGCTACGTGGCGGCGAACGCCATCGCGGACGCGTGA
- a CDS encoding DUF397 domain-containing protein: MTSQPLAGWGKPDLDLTEADWQSSSRGAGDVQIAFVEGFIAMRNSERPESPSLIFSPDEWHKFVLNARGGEFDLT, encoded by the coding sequence ATGACTTCACAGCCCCTCGCTGGCTGGGGGAAGCCGGACCTCGATCTCACCGAGGCGGACTGGCAGTCGAGCAGCCGGGGAGCGGGCGACGTCCAGATCGCCTTCGTCGAGGGCTTCATCGCGATGCGCAACAGCGAGCGTCCCGAGAGCCCTTCACTGATCTTCTCGCCGGACGAGTGGCACAAGTTCGTGCTGAACGCGCGGGGCGGTGAGTTCGACCTGACCTAG
- a CDS encoding thiolase domain-containing protein — translation MSKEPVAIVGIGQTKHVAARHDVSIAGLVREAAARALADAELTWADIDAVVIGKAPDFFEGVMMPELYLADALGAVGKPMLRVHTAGSVGGSTALVASNLVAARVHRTVLTLAFEKQSESNAMWGLSLPVPFQQPLLAGAGGFFAPHVRAYMRRTGAPDTVGSLVAYKDRRNALKNPYAHLHEHDITLEKVQASPMLWDPIRYSETCPSSDGACAMILTDRAGAARSPKPAAWVHGGAMRSEPTLFAGKDFVSPQAGKDCAADVYRQAGITDPRREIDAVEMYVPFSWYEPMWLENLGFAAEGEGWKLTEAGVTELDGDLPVNPSGGVLSTNPIGASGMIRFAEAALQVRGQAGEHQVPGARRALGHAYGGGAQFFAMWLVGAQEPTS, via the coding sequence GTGAGTAAAGAGCCCGTGGCCATCGTCGGGATCGGCCAGACCAAGCACGTGGCGGCCCGCCACGACGTCTCCATCGCCGGACTGGTCCGCGAGGCGGCGGCGCGCGCCCTCGCGGACGCCGAGCTGACCTGGGCGGACATCGACGCGGTCGTCATCGGCAAGGCCCCCGACTTCTTCGAGGGGGTGATGATGCCCGAGCTGTACCTGGCGGACGCCCTCGGCGCGGTCGGCAAGCCCATGCTGCGCGTGCACACGGCCGGTTCGGTCGGCGGCTCCACCGCCCTGGTCGCCTCGAACCTGGTGGCGGCCCGCGTCCACCGCACGGTCCTCACCCTCGCCTTCGAGAAGCAGTCCGAATCCAACGCCATGTGGGGCCTGTCGCTCCCCGTTCCCTTCCAGCAGCCGCTGCTCGCCGGCGCGGGCGGTTTCTTCGCCCCGCACGTGCGCGCGTACATGCGGCGCACCGGTGCGCCGGACACGGTGGGCTCGCTGGTGGCGTACAAGGACCGGCGCAACGCGCTCAAGAACCCGTACGCGCACCTGCACGAGCACGACATCACCCTGGAGAAGGTCCAGGCCTCGCCGATGCTGTGGGACCCGATCCGCTACTCGGAGACCTGCCCCTCCTCGGACGGCGCGTGCGCGATGATCCTCACCGACCGGGCGGGCGCGGCCCGTTCGCCGAAGCCGGCCGCCTGGGTGCACGGCGGGGCGATGCGCAGCGAGCCCACCCTCTTCGCCGGCAAGGACTTCGTCTCGCCGCAGGCCGGCAAGGACTGCGCGGCCGACGTCTACCGGCAGGCCGGCATCACCGACCCGCGCCGGGAGATCGACGCGGTCGAGATGTACGTGCCGTTCTCCTGGTACGAGCCGATGTGGCTGGAGAACCTCGGCTTCGCGGCGGAGGGCGAGGGCTGGAAGCTCACGGAGGCCGGGGTCACCGAACTCGACGGGGACCTTCCGGTCAATCCGTCGGGCGGCGTGCTGTCCACCAACCCGATCGGCGCCTCCGGCATGATCCGCTTCGCGGAGGCGGCCCTCCAGGTCCGCGGCCAGGCCGGGGAACACCAGGTTCCGGGCGCCCGCCGGGCACTGGGGCACGCGTACGGAGGCGGCGCGCAGTTCTTCGCGATGTGGCTGGTGGGGGCACAGGAGCCGACCTCCTGA
- a CDS encoding DNA-binding protein NsdB, with protein sequence MSKGPNTRLNDLFGLAGWSKGELARMVNRQAAAMGHPQLATDTSRVRRWIDMGEAPREPVPTVLAALFTERLGRVVTIEDLGFVRQRRTSRRQPDGARENPDGMPWAPERTAAVLTEFTGMDLMLNRRGLMGAGAVLTAGSALSNAMYDWLHTDPARAEEARNFGESFQADPAGYDRYEAAPIGSQEIQALERSVEVFRAWDASRGGGLQRKAVVGQLNEVGGMLAYHHPDHLQRRLWGVAANLAVLAGWMSHDVGLEPTAQKYFVIAAHAAREGGDRPRAGEALSRAARQMVHLGKPNEALDLMKLAQSGSGEQTLPRTRAMLHTIEAWAQAAMGKGQAMRRTLGEAEELFVSDKGDVSPPSWMQHFDEADLHGMQALAYRTLADHDAAAAPIAARHAKEALRLRGEGYQRSQIFDYISMASACFIADEPEQADRYARLALVSMNETSSHRTWDRLREMYRLTAQYSGYARIEDLRQEIKLALPDTPAPRGARGTGV encoded by the coding sequence GTGAGCAAAGGTCCAAACACCCGCTTGAACGACCTGTTCGGCCTGGCCGGCTGGTCGAAGGGCGAACTGGCGAGGATGGTGAACAGGCAGGCGGCGGCCATGGGCCACCCCCAGCTGGCCACCGACACCTCGCGGGTGCGGCGCTGGATCGACATGGGGGAGGCCCCCCGCGAACCGGTGCCCACGGTACTGGCAGCACTGTTCACCGAGCGGCTCGGTCGTGTCGTGACCATCGAGGACCTCGGGTTCGTACGGCAGCGGCGCACCTCCAGACGGCAGCCGGACGGGGCTCGTGAGAACCCCGACGGGATGCCCTGGGCGCCCGAACGCACAGCCGCGGTCCTCACCGAATTCACGGGAATGGACCTCATGCTCAACCGTCGCGGTCTGATGGGCGCGGGAGCGGTGCTCACCGCCGGCTCCGCCCTCAGCAACGCCATGTACGACTGGCTGCACACCGACCCCGCCCGGGCCGAGGAGGCACGGAACTTCGGGGAATCCTTCCAGGCCGACCCAGCGGGCTACGACCGCTACGAGGCCGCTCCGATCGGTTCCCAGGAGATCCAGGCCCTGGAGCGCTCCGTGGAGGTGTTCCGTGCCTGGGACGCCTCCAGAGGCGGCGGTCTCCAGCGCAAGGCCGTCGTCGGCCAGCTCAACGAGGTCGGCGGCATGCTCGCCTACCACCACCCCGACCACCTCCAGCGGCGGCTCTGGGGGGTGGCGGCCAACTTGGCGGTCCTCGCCGGCTGGATGTCCCACGACGTGGGCCTCGAACCCACGGCGCAGAAGTACTTCGTCATCGCCGCGCACGCGGCCCGCGAGGGCGGCGACCGGCCGCGCGCGGGCGAGGCACTGTCCCGCGCCGCCCGGCAGATGGTCCACCTGGGCAAGCCGAACGAGGCCCTGGACCTGATGAAGCTCGCCCAGTCCGGGTCCGGCGAGCAGACCCTCCCGCGGACGCGCGCCATGCTGCACACCATCGAGGCCTGGGCGCAGGCGGCCATGGGCAAGGGCCAGGCCATGCGCCGCACCCTGGGCGAGGCGGAGGAGCTGTTCGTCTCCGACAAGGGTGATGTGTCGCCGCCGAGTTGGATGCAGCACTTCGACGAGGCCGATCTGCACGGCATGCAGGCCCTCGCCTACCGGACCCTCGCGGACCACGACGCCGCCGCAGCGCCGATCGCCGCGCGCCATGCCAAGGAGGCCCTGCGGCTGCGCGGCGAGGGCTACCAGCGCTCGCAGATCTTCGACTACATCTCGATGGCCTCGGCCTGCTTCATCGCCGACGAGCCGGAGCAGGCCGACCGGTACGCGCGCCTCGCCCTGGTCTCGATGAACGAGACCTCCTCGCACCGGACCTGGGACCGGCTGCGGGAGATGTACCGGCTCACCGCCCAGTACTCCGGGTACGCGCGCATCGAGGACCTCCGCCAGGAGATCAAGCTGGCCCTCCCCGACACTCCGGCGCCGCGCGGCGCGCGCGGTACGGGGGTGTAG
- a CDS encoding ATP-binding protein produces the protein MTDRRTRTRRTMVERDAELAIVEEALDQLTGPGPDAGGALLAFSGPAGLGKTTLLAELRRRALARTCTVLAARGGEQEQSQPFHVARQLIQPQLAGTSEQELRAALGGWYSIVGPALGLCAPEQGVPPDPQGLRDGLDWVLTHLVVKRAPVVLVLDDAHWADPESLGWLAAFAPRAEHLPLLLVVAYRPDELPAHADAFRTLPGRAGQRPLPLAPLTPAAVATLVREAVGAHADDAFCQEAWAVTTGNPFEAVELTAKVRGKGLTPVEANAPQLRDLAAAQRGSGLVARLERLGPSTVRFAWACAVLGTAIPQDLAARVAALGAEEASDATRRLRDARILSAAAAEEPEAEAGLEFVHPLIATSIYRAIPDALRVALHGKAAAAVVDAGLGSSAAARHLLETHPENDPWVVRTLREAAGENLRAGAPEAARRQLARALLEPPDFDERAAVLYELGCASLLTEPANTVNHLRAALAEPSDDPALRQGIVIRLAQVLAHSDRLAEASESLAREIPYTQDVRARLRLQSEQFMWDAFNAAETDSPARSRRLARLADRLTGRDLTERYIIGLRAWDACLRGEPVDVVLHHAGRVLERPFSWAHEDRGFEVPVLVAMAHMYTDRPGRAEELFEAGTAEFEHHGWRGAHLSFAYSLRAYVRYRRGRLVEAEELARAGLRLAERVGRRTPVHWYAIAILLTTLLARGRPEEAWDLAREHEYGSPFPAAVVFPDSQTVYAELLLSRGEVQAAIVELEAVDRRLTPRGIQNPAWCPWQLHLARAVVADDPQRARALADDAVRRARAFGAASGIGQALRVAAQVAAPEERAGLLQEAVTLLSASPAGYELACALAALGTELRDADLLMQAVVTARECGADGLAAETTDTLLGLGGALPCGLAWEDGLTEEERQAADLAVRAEKEPVPETVVLPSPDWALSAACRKLGTDRTGLRDALEAFARSST, from the coding sequence ATGACGGACCGCCGGACCCGCACACGGCGCACGATGGTCGAACGCGATGCCGAACTCGCGATCGTCGAAGAAGCCCTGGACCAACTCACCGGTCCCGGGCCGGACGCGGGTGGCGCGCTGCTCGCCTTCTCCGGCCCCGCCGGACTCGGCAAGACCACCCTGCTCGCCGAACTGCGCCGCCGCGCCCTCGCCCGTACCTGCACCGTCCTCGCCGCCCGGGGCGGCGAACAGGAGCAGAGCCAGCCCTTCCACGTCGCCCGCCAGCTCATCCAGCCCCAGCTCGCCGGCACCTCCGAGCAGGAACTGCGCGCCGCACTCGGCGGCTGGTACTCCATCGTCGGCCCGGCCCTCGGACTCTGCGCCCCGGAACAGGGCGTCCCGCCCGACCCCCAAGGTCTGCGCGACGGGCTCGACTGGGTGCTCACCCACCTCGTCGTCAAGCGCGCCCCCGTCGTCCTGGTCCTCGACGACGCCCACTGGGCCGACCCCGAGTCCCTCGGCTGGCTCGCCGCCTTCGCCCCGCGCGCCGAACACCTCCCGCTGCTCCTCGTCGTCGCCTACCGCCCCGACGAACTGCCCGCGCACGCCGACGCCTTCCGTACGCTGCCCGGCCGGGCGGGACAGCGCCCGCTGCCCCTGGCCCCGCTCACCCCCGCCGCCGTCGCCACCCTGGTCCGCGAGGCCGTCGGCGCACACGCCGACGACGCCTTCTGCCAGGAGGCCTGGGCCGTCACCACCGGCAACCCCTTCGAGGCTGTCGAACTCACCGCCAAGGTCCGCGGCAAGGGCCTGACCCCGGTCGAGGCGAACGCCCCGCAGCTGCGCGACCTCGCCGCCGCCCAGCGCGGCAGCGGCCTCGTCGCCCGCCTCGAACGCCTCGGCCCCTCCACCGTCCGCTTCGCCTGGGCCTGTGCCGTCCTCGGCACCGCCATTCCGCAGGACCTCGCCGCCAGGGTCGCCGCCCTCGGAGCCGAGGAGGCCTCGGACGCCACCCGGCGGCTGCGCGACGCCCGTATCCTCTCTGCGGCCGCCGCCGAGGAACCCGAGGCCGAGGCCGGGCTGGAGTTCGTCCACCCGCTCATCGCCACCTCCATCTACCGGGCCATCCCGGACGCGCTCCGAGTCGCCCTGCACGGCAAGGCCGCGGCGGCCGTCGTCGACGCCGGACTCGGCTCCTCCGCGGCCGCCCGCCACCTGCTGGAGACCCACCCCGAGAACGACCCCTGGGTCGTACGCACCCTGCGCGAGGCCGCCGGCGAGAACCTGCGGGCCGGCGCCCCCGAAGCCGCCCGCCGCCAGCTCGCCCGCGCGCTGCTCGAACCCCCGGACTTCGACGAACGGGCCGCCGTCCTCTACGAACTGGGCTGCGCCTCCCTGCTCACCGAGCCCGCCAACACGGTCAACCACCTGCGGGCCGCCCTGGCCGAGCCCTCCGACGACCCGGCCCTGCGCCAGGGCATCGTCATCCGGCTCGCCCAGGTCCTCGCGCACAGCGACCGGCTCGCCGAGGCCTCCGAATCACTGGCCCGGGAGATCCCGTACACCCAGGACGTACGCGCCCGGCTGCGCCTGCAGTCCGAGCAGTTCATGTGGGACGCCTTCAACGCCGCCGAGACCGACTCCCCGGCCCGCTCCCGCCGGCTCGCCCGCCTCGCCGACCGGCTGACCGGGCGCGATCTCACCGAGCGGTACATCATCGGGCTGCGCGCCTGGGACGCCTGCCTGCGGGGCGAGCCGGTCGACGTGGTGCTGCACCACGCCGGACGGGTGCTGGAGCGGCCCTTCAGCTGGGCCCACGAGGATCGCGGCTTCGAGGTCCCCGTCCTGGTCGCGATGGCCCACATGTACACCGACCGGCCAGGACGTGCCGAGGAGCTGTTCGAGGCGGGCACCGCCGAGTTCGAGCACCACGGCTGGCGCGGGGCGCACCTCTCCTTCGCCTACAGTCTGCGGGCCTACGTCCGCTACCGGCGCGGGCGGCTCGTGGAGGCCGAGGAACTGGCCCGGGCCGGGCTGCGGCTCGCCGAACGCGTGGGCCGGCGCACCCCCGTGCACTGGTACGCCATAGCCATCCTCCTCACCACCCTGCTCGCCCGGGGCCGGCCCGAGGAGGCCTGGGACCTGGCCCGTGAGCACGAGTACGGCAGCCCCTTCCCGGCAGCCGTGGTCTTCCCCGACTCGCAGACCGTGTACGCCGAACTGCTCCTGTCCCGGGGCGAGGTGCAGGCCGCGATCGTCGAACTGGAGGCGGTCGACCGGCGGCTGACCCCGCGCGGCATCCAGAATCCGGCCTGGTGCCCGTGGCAGCTGCACCTGGCCCGGGCGGTCGTCGCCGACGATCCGCAGCGGGCCCGCGCCCTGGCCGACGACGCCGTCCGGCGGGCCCGCGCCTTCGGCGCCGCCTCGGGCATCGGCCAGGCCCTGCGGGTGGCGGCACAGGTCGCCGCCCCCGAGGAGCGGGCCGGGCTCCTCCAGGAGGCGGTCACCCTGCTCTCGGCCTCACCGGCGGGCTACGAACTGGCCTGCGCCCTGGCCGCGCTCGGCACCGAGCTGCGGGACGCGGACCTGCTGATGCAGGCCGTCGTGACGGCGCGGGAATGCGGTGCGGACGGGCTCGCCGCGGAGACCACCGACACCCTGCTGGGCCTGGGCGGCGCCCTGCCGTGCGGGCTGGCCTGGGAGGACGGGCTCACGGAGGAGGAGCGGCAGGCGGCCGACCTCGCGGTGCGCGCCGAGAAGGAGCCCGTGCCGGAGACGGTGGTGCTGCCCTCTCCGGACTGGGCACTGTCGGCGGCCTGCCGCAAGCTGGGCACCGACCGGACCGGGCTCAGGGACGCACTGGAGGCGTTCGCCCGTAGCTCAACGTGA
- a CDS encoding ACT domain-containing protein — translation MSGEQDLRKLLSGMRPELNEGRYVFCTVDGTTVPAGTAPVATVREPEGLTLVLRQEDADAVGLAYDYTAGWITLRIHSALDAVGLTAAFATELGAHGLSCNVIAGYHHDHLFVAADRAAEAVAVLKDLAARSVHD, via the coding sequence ATGAGCGGAGAACAGGACCTGCGGAAACTCCTGAGCGGGATGCGGCCCGAGCTGAACGAGGGGCGGTACGTCTTCTGCACCGTCGACGGCACCACCGTCCCCGCCGGGACCGCCCCCGTCGCCACCGTCCGCGAACCCGAGGGCCTCACCCTGGTGCTGCGCCAGGAGGACGCCGACGCGGTCGGCCTCGCCTACGACTACACGGCAGGCTGGATCACCCTGCGGATCCACTCCGCCCTCGACGCCGTCGGACTCACCGCCGCCTTCGCCACCGAACTCGGCGCACACGGTCTGAGCTGCAACGTCATCGCCGGTTACCACCACGACCACCTCTTCGTGGCCGCCGACCGTGCCGCCGAGGCCGTGGCCGTCCTCAAGGACCTCGCGGCCCGCTCCGTACACGACTGA
- a CDS encoding thiolase domain-containing protein: MARYAREVAVVAFAQSDHLRRTDELSEVEMVMPVLHQVLAATGLKAGEIGFTCSGSSDYLAGRAFSFTMTLDGVGAWPPISESHVEMDGAWALYEAWVKIQTGEADTALVYAYGKSSPGSVRDVLTRQLDPYYVAPLWPDAVALAALQAQALIDAGETDESALAAVGARSRDAAAANPHAQLRGPVPQGDYQVRPLRTGDCPPVGDGVAAVVLAAGDLARRLCERPAWITGIDHRIEAHSLGLRDLTDSPSTRLAAEHAGVFEAPVDTAELHAPFSSQEVVLRKALGLADDVTVNPSGGALAAHPMMAAGLIRIGEAAARIHRGASHRAVAHATSGPCLQQNLVAVLEGDAR; this comes from the coding sequence ATGGCCCGATACGCCCGCGAGGTCGCGGTGGTCGCCTTCGCGCAGAGCGACCACCTGCGCCGCACCGACGAGCTCAGCGAAGTCGAGATGGTCATGCCGGTCCTGCACCAGGTGCTGGCCGCCACCGGCCTGAAGGCCGGCGAGATCGGCTTCACCTGCTCCGGCTCCAGCGACTACCTGGCCGGCCGGGCCTTCTCCTTCACCATGACCCTCGACGGGGTCGGCGCCTGGCCGCCGATCTCCGAGTCGCACGTCGAGATGGACGGGGCCTGGGCCCTCTACGAGGCCTGGGTCAAGATCCAGACCGGCGAGGCCGACACCGCACTCGTCTACGCGTACGGGAAGTCCTCACCCGGGTCGGTGCGCGACGTGCTGACCCGCCAGCTGGACCCGTACTACGTCGCCCCGCTCTGGCCCGACGCGGTGGCCCTGGCCGCCCTCCAGGCCCAGGCCCTGATCGACGCGGGCGAGACCGACGAGAGCGCACTGGCCGCCGTCGGAGCACGCAGCCGGGACGCGGCCGCCGCCAATCCGCACGCCCAGCTCCGCGGCCCCGTCCCGCAGGGCGACTACCAGGTCAGGCCGCTGCGCACCGGAGACTGCCCGCCCGTGGGCGACGGCGTGGCCGCCGTCGTCCTGGCCGCCGGCGACCTCGCGCGCCGGCTGTGCGAACGCCCCGCCTGGATCACCGGCATCGACCACCGCATCGAGGCCCACAGCCTGGGCCTGCGCGACCTCACCGACTCCCCGTCCACCCGGCTCGCCGCCGAACACGCGGGCGTCTTCGAAGCCCCGGTGGACACGGCCGAACTGCACGCGCCGTTCTCCTCCCAGGAGGTCGTGCTCCGCAAGGCCCTCGGACTCGCCGACGACGTGACCGTGAACCCCTCCGGGGGAGCGCTCGCCGCACATCCGATGATGGCCGCCGGCCTGATCCGCATCGGCGAGGCGGCCGCCCGGATCCACCGCGGGGCATCGCACCGGGCCGTCGCCCACGCCACCTCCGGCCCCTGCCTCCAGCAGAACCTGGTCGCCGTCCTGGAAGGGGACGCAAGGTGA
- a CDS encoding aminoglycoside phosphotransferase family protein encodes MYAATSSVSAPVRSHRTLPAGGGPYLEPGRPSAPAQGAVRARRMPGTGSLPVSGRIDLSGPQGAQLRTALASVQRICPEFAPVQVLRRSGRSVLLVGTTGRMTAVAKVLLDHSPEWRERYRHEIAAYRAFVRHRPPVRVPRLIAADPENCTLVVERMAGRVAALQRHPVEPPPRVDLRAALGAVCRVNQWRPPAELFGTPMNYARRIARDYELGLLTDRDLGDLQKLLHGVKLSGTALQFNHGDALLSNLLLSPAGPVLLDWEHAGWYLPGYDLATLWTVLGDAPAARAQISRLAQSAGPAARDAFLVNLMLVLTREIRMSETAVQRSMLATAPTQPLPVGALSSGEEQRLLLRRLHDDAGMARRAVRAAVGTR; translated from the coding sequence ATGTACGCAGCAACGTCCTCCGTGTCCGCACCGGTCCGGTCGCACCGCACGCTCCCGGCTGGCGGCGGCCCCTACCTCGAACCCGGCCGCCCGTCGGCCCCGGCGCAGGGCGCCGTCCGGGCGCGGCGGATGCCGGGTACCGGATCACTGCCCGTCAGCGGAAGAATCGACCTCTCGGGGCCGCAGGGGGCGCAGCTGCGCACCGCCCTCGCCTCGGTGCAGCGGATCTGTCCGGAGTTCGCCCCGGTGCAGGTACTACGGCGCAGCGGCCGTTCTGTCCTCCTGGTCGGCACCACCGGACGGATGACCGCCGTCGCGAAGGTTTTACTGGACCACTCGCCCGAGTGGCGTGAGCGCTACCGGCACGAAATAGCGGCATACCGGGCCTTCGTCCGGCACCGCCCACCGGTCCGGGTGCCGCGGCTGATCGCCGCCGACCCCGAGAACTGCACGCTCGTGGTGGAGCGGATGGCCGGCCGGGTCGCGGCACTGCAGCGGCACCCGGTGGAGCCGCCGCCGCGGGTGGACCTCCGGGCGGCCCTGGGCGCGGTGTGCCGGGTCAACCAGTGGCGGCCGCCGGCGGAGTTGTTCGGCACCCCGATGAACTACGCGCGGCGGATCGCCCGCGACTACGAGTTGGGCCTGCTGACCGACCGGGACCTCGGCGACCTGCAGAAGCTGCTGCACGGCGTGAAGCTGTCGGGCACGGCGCTGCAGTTCAACCACGGTGACGCCCTGCTGTCGAACCTGCTGCTGTCGCCGGCCGGTCCGGTCCTGCTCGACTGGGAGCACGCGGGCTGGTACCTGCCGGGATACGACCTGGCCACGCTGTGGACGGTACTGGGTGATGCCCCGGCCGCCCGCGCCCAGATCAGCCGGCTCGCCCAGTCGGCCGGTCCGGCGGCGCGGGACGCCTTCCTGGTCAATCTGATGCTGGTCCTGACCCGGGAGATCCGGATGTCCGAGACGGCGGTGCAGCGCTCGATGCTGGCGACCGCCCCGACCCAGCCGCTGCCGGTGGGCGCCCTGTCCTCCGGTGAGGAACAGCGGCTGCTGCTCCGCCGCCTGCACGACGACGCAGGGATGGCGCGCCGAGCGGTCCGCGCGGCGGTCGGCACGCGCTGA